The following is a genomic window from Desulfomicrobium macestii.
CCCCCACCCCGGATCGACCCGGAACGCTGGGAACGGGCGCTGGCCGGGGCAAGGCTGTTGACTGATTCCACCCGCAGGGAGAAATGCGCAATTTTCGCATTCGCCTCCGAGTCATTCCCGCCTCCGAGTCATTCCCGCGAAGGCGGGAATCCATCCCCTTGGTCATATGGATGGCAACAATCGGTCCTGTCTGGAGGCAGTTTTTATTCTTTAAAATCCCCAGGCTGAAAGGGTGGGGCGCTTGTATTTCTTTTCCCGGGCCGCCACATCGAGGCTCAGGGATTCAAGATCGTCCACCAAGGGCAGGGTTCTGCGATCGAGGTTTCTGAAATCCGTGAGCTTGATGTAAAGATTGCAGGTCTTGCAGGCGTTGATGCGTACTCCGGGCTCTTCATCGGCTTCGTAGTATTCCAGCTTCGCCACGTCCTTTTCAAGACAGAAGGGACACTGCAATCTAGGCGCATGATATTCCGCGTGGCAGAATCCGCAGATGTTGTATCTGAATCCTTCCTTTTCACGCAAATCGGACATGATCGGCATGCTGCCGCACAGGGGGCAGTGCCCATGTTCCCAGGAATTCGAAAGATCGGTCCGGGCTTCCAGCGCGATGGCGGCGCGTTCAAGGGACGGAGTCATGGCGGCCTGCGCGAGCATGGGCAGGATGCGCGGTGCGGAAGGGGTGACGGCTGTCCAGGTGGAGAAAAAACCTTCGTCGCCGTTCAAATGCGCCTGCATGACCAGGTCCAGGTCCAGGGATTTGTCCGCTATGGCAGCCGAAATGGCGGCAGCGGCTTCGCCAAGGGCCGGATTGACCGATTTCGCCAGCTCCAGAAATTCGTTGAAAAGTTCAATGCTCTGGTCTTTGTCAAAGGGAAAATTGGTTCTTTCGACCAGAGGAGCTCCCTGGCTGTGCTGCAGCGGATCGGCGATTTCGATCGTGGCTGCGGCAGGAACCTGGGCCTTGTCCCGGGCCTTGAGTTGACGGGTGTAGATCTTTTCGACCAGATCGATCAGTTCCACGGGTAGAA
Proteins encoded in this region:
- a CDS encoding formate dehydrogenase accessory protein FdhE, translating into MIEAEKALELLAKKIDACRKRGFLPVELIDLVEKIYTRQLKARDKAQVPAAATIEIADPLQHSQGAPLVERTNFPFDKDQSIELFNEFLELAKSVNPALGEAAAAISAAIADKSLDLDLVMQAHLNGDEGFFSTWTAVTPSAPRILPMLAQAAMTPSLERAAIALEARTDLSNSWEHGHCPLCGSMPIMSDLREKEGFRYNICGFCHAEYHAPRLQCPFCLEKDVAKLEYYEADEEPGVRINACKTCNLYIKLTDFRNLDRRTLPLVDDLESLSLDVAAREKKYKRPTLSAWGF